In the Chaetodon trifascialis isolate fChaTrf1 chromosome 12, fChaTrf1.hap1, whole genome shotgun sequence genome, GACGTTCAGAAATTTGTATGCGACAATGGCCACTTTGCAGAACAAATGTATGGCTTTTATGTGACATTGCACAGTATATCACATCGTTGTAGTCTGTTGTTTTAGTGATCCAGATGTTAATCAGCACCACATCACGATTTCTCAGCTGTAAATGTTGTTGTATGGCTTTAATCCTACAcgttatttcatcatttttgaaTTAAGTATTGCATCAGTTAAGGGTCAGAAATGATTACTGCACTGTTCCGGATGTCCTGAAATTTGTTACACtctggctgcagctccacctcagATGGTGGTGGCAAGGCAGGTATTTTTGCCTTCGGCAGCACGAAATGCTTTGTGATGTGAAAATTGCTGCAGCCCCCCCAAAAAAGGACAGATGATAGGTTACCGCAGACCCATAATTCACCCATGCCTCCCAACCCACTTTTGGCCATCTTCAAAAACTGTGTCCTTGGTCGAGGCTGATGAAAAACACGTGTTTATACACCATCAATATTACTTGTATAATGCTCTGCTAGTTGCAACGACCCATGAGATAAAGGTCAAATGTGGTTTTAGTTGATGGGAAGGGTTCGCATTTGATtggatggatgtgtgtttaGTTAGTTGGCTAGCATGGTGCCACATCATCATTCTCTGGAGTTGTGTGTCTCGTGATATTATGAATGTAATGTCCAATGTTCACTctcttttaactctgttttggCCTCAactccagagggaaatatctgtctctttagcgACGAAATGTCCAATATCCAGtatgttcaccagctcgtcTCTAACTGTGTCAGTCTTCCgtttgatgctgagcaggtagaATACAGTCGGCTAatcagagcttttttgctgaaaagaGCCAAAAACGACTCTCATGAGAGCAATGAGAGTGAAACAGTGAAGATGTGGACCTGAAAAGCAAAACTAATGAGCTGGAAGATCCTGCAGTTCTCTTTAGAGCCACAGAAAGACACCATACACTGAGTCATTTATTCCACTGTTAACATTAAGACATTGATTTTAGCAGTTTTGAGATCAAAAATTAGATTTTAGCCTGTTTCATCATGAACATCTGAGCAATGAAAAccgttttctgttttttcttttgtttctcccACTTTAGGCAAGTATGTGTACCAGCCCATGACCAATGTGTGCCACCTGCCCAGCACAGCTGTGCCACCTGCTGGGACAGAGTACAGTAACACCATGGACCTGTCCCTTTCTCTGGCTGAGCGCTTCCTGAAGCTCGCACCCTGCTTCCAGTCCCCGCCTCACCTGGAATCGCCCAAGTACTGCGTCATCGCGGATCTGTTTGTGGACGACTACATTGTCAAACGCATTAACGGAAAGATGTGCTACGTGCAGCGCCCCCCGCCTCCCTTACCAGAGCCACCCCGTCCTCCCACCCCTCCCCCAGCGGCTCTCTCTACACCTCAGAAGCCCCCGAATCTCACTCAGCCTCGTCAACCGGTGAAGCCCACACCGCCAGCCCAACACACGCCTGCACCTGTGCAGCCAGTCCAGCAGGTGTACAGTGAACACAAACACCCCTCCCCCGTGGATAAGATTAAAGGCCCCAAAATGGaccactgctcctctccttccaGCTCCGAGGACTCCGGCATCAACGCGCTGGGTCTGCACTACCTGGAGTCCTgcgaggaggagagcgaggaggaggaggacgacgagtTGAGCACAGATGGGAACTCCAGCCCCGGCAGCCTCTGGGATCAGGACGACTGTTCCCTGCTGTCCCCCTCCAAGTCTATGATTGAGATCATTGAAAAGATCGAAACAACTGTGTAACTGACGCAACATCGACACGGACATGAGCTGTGAGGGAGCGCGATCGGCAGAGCAGAATCATATTATATAGAATAAGTCGAGGATTTATTCTACATGGACCAAGAGGACACAAACCCCTCGTTAAAGTTTCAGCAGGGCTTTGCCGGGTTGGAGTtgaatttgttttcctgcaggtgGCCGAGGACTGTACGCCTGCATCACAAacagcctctcctctgtccacatCCCCTGCATGGAGTGAATTTCCAGAACTTATTAtgaaacaggagaaaaaggAAGCACAGGAATATCAAGCACATGCACAGGGGACCAACGGACCAATTACCTCTACATGGTAATCGTACAGTAAAGAATCCAAATTACAGAAGGAAGCTGTAGTAGGTGCACTTCCATCAGAGGAAAGACTTTCTTTCTGAGACTTCTCTTTAGGTATATAATACTGGAGCTAAATTATGAATGAACAAAGGTGGTATAAGTAGGTTTTGTGACGATAATGAGCAGTTAGGTAATTCTTAGTGTTCTCCAGTCGTTGATCTGGCAGTCAGACCGAATACTAATTCAACATTAAAGTGGCAGATAAGCCTGTCATTTCTTGTTCCCTGTTCAGTGGCTCCATCTCCACATTTTAGTAACTCTGACACTTCAGCATAATAAGTACAAGGCCAGCTACCTCTCATGGGCCTAAAGCACATCAACCTTTTACCTGTTAATTACTCAGCACCCAAGCTGCAGGGGCACACCTGCTTTTCTCACACCAATAACACAGTTTATCTGCACTTTACTGACACCAACACgagcagcaggcaggcaggtaggTCAGTGTTTGACAATCAAGAATTACACAGAAGCACATTCCTATACCGTACCTGCCAGCCAGAACCAATGATACTCTTATAGCTTCTAAAACCACTTATCAGATATAAACACATTGTTCTGGCCACCGTTTCTGGTCAGACTGCACTTGAACCGCAGTGACGTTCAAGGTTAAATGGGATGTTAAACAAAACATGACTTGCGCTGACCTCTATTAGCGGCCACGAAATTAAATAGCACAGACGTGTCCCTAGCAGAGCTACAGTGTCAAAAGCAGGAGTCACGTTGTCACAGCAGAAACTAGTAAAGCAGAGGGGATATAtctaatatatacatataaactTATATAATTACAAAACTGCATTGTTATTTGCTTTTTGGGCTTGACGGTGAAATGTCTTGTGATGCCAGCTGAATGTCTGGCAGGAAGAAAGGTGCGCAGGCAGGGCTAGACTAATATGTCACAGTTGTTTTGTGCTTGGGGGCAGAAAAATTTCACTTAATGCTCCTTTAAGAGGAGATTACAGTATGGAATAGGATACTGAATAGGtgttgtgatgttgtgatgGACATGTTATAAGAAATACACTCAAATATAAAATTAGTGAGACAGCCCCTTATTAGTCAGTTAGTAAAATGAAGATGGGCTGGgtctttttgatatttttttctgtttaaaaggTTATATCCTGGAGAGTTATCTGCAAAAATCACTAAAATATTCACAGATATGTATTGCTACAATGCTACACtagatgtaaaaaaaagaaaaagaagaaaaaaagtaattttgCATGACTGCATTCATTTGCGAAGTCCCTCATGTCGAAAACCAATTTAACAAATTTGTGAGTGTTCAAAGAGCGGACAAATCCTGTATCTGTTATtctaataaaatgtttttttattcagcCCTTGACATTACACTGATCACAGTCCCTCTTAATGCAGTTTAAAACATGTCTTTTGttcttattattgttatattattTTCATATGAATAAATCTTAATAAAACTCCCTTGGTTTGTCTTTTGTAGCCAGTGGTTTTGAAGCGTGTGGGCATTTTTTCTGCAAAAAGAAAGTTCAAATCTTCTTTGAAAAGCACTCAAACTTCCTCCAGCTGACACACGGATGACTAATGCTCTCCAGAGATTGGGCGGCATAGCAAAGTAAAGtgagaaatacactgaaattGAGTCATTACTTTGACTGTGGTTGTTTGTCTCCTCTGAAATGTCTTGAGGaatgttctttgtttttgtttctcacaTTCCCTCATTTGTAACCTTTACTTTCTTACATTGCACTGGCACAGAAAAATTAGAGTTGTGACTGGAGGCTGTTGAAAGATTACCTGTGCCTCAGTTTTGCATAGAATTGCATGGTGTAAAAGATACAATACAGATTACAATCAAGCCTGTCCACCTCTGACCCCCATACTTCCTTTATTGATCCACACCAGCGATAGATTGCAGAGCCTTGCTGTGTCCTCTGGGTCTCAGACAGTCTTCTCTCTTCACACTTCGTCTAGCAGCTGATTTTATGAGAGACCATGCAAGTGCCTTTCTCACCTTGACTTCGAGCCCAGATTGATTTCTCCGTGCTTCTCTTTTCCCCCTGCATTGTGTCTATTGATTATTTGTACTCCGCGAGTGCAGAGAGAAAACCAAAGCCGGGTTGAAATGCTAATTAGTTTATATAAATGTACATTCATTGTTCTGCTTGGTCATGAAGTGGAGGAGTGTGCAACTGACTGTCTGGATGACAACGCAGAgtgggagaagagaaagagagaagaggagggagagaagaggaaaaaagagaagggtgaaggagaaatgagaagtacggagggaggaagagaagaggagtgaaaaaacaacagaagaagagaaaagatgagaaagagaagaagagataaaaaaaGTGGGAGTGTATTATGCAGGAGTGCATcgacaggcagaggagaggaagctcAATTAACAGGATGATGATGCAAGCACATGCAAAGTCTTTGGACGgactgcgtgtgtgcgtgtgcaggcACACGTGGTTGTGtgtagttcaacattttgaatcttttctcattttcttttcaaaagcGACACAGATTTCATGAAGAGATGGATCGCTGTTACTGTTAATCCCTCGCAGCAAAGTCATTCAATTGGCAGGCACCTTGAGCAGTGGAGAGTtcgcgctcacacacacacacacaggaagatacACACCGAATCAAAAAACGCCCTTGTTCAAGGGCTGCTTCACAAGCAGGGTTGGCACAGCACGCGTCACACAAGCTGCAGAGAGATGCCGTCAGTTcccccctctttcttttttttttcttttttgcttttgatgTGCGTTCAAACACATTACCTTCCTAAGGAGGTTTCCTTTTAATTTCATGCAATTGCGTCTTCTCTCCAGAGGCCAGTTATTAGATGAGCAAAACCCAAACACTCACAGGAGATTTtaagtgacaaaatgaaaacatggaggaaCAGCAGCGTCTCAcctgagtgaggaggagaagcatGAGGAAGAATCAGCTGAATTCATTT is a window encoding:
- the LOC139340480 gene encoding UPF0524 protein C3orf70 homolog B; amino-acid sequence: MAASGAQKCPKSEKLDEAQALAKSCAGRPDFLPCDGLSICATHSHGKCFKLHWCCHLGWCHCKYVYQPMTNVCHLPSTAVPPAGTEYSNTMDLSLSLAERFLKLAPCFQSPPHLESPKYCVIADLFVDDYIVKRINGKMCYVQRPPPPLPEPPRPPTPPPAALSTPQKPPNLTQPRQPVKPTPPAQHTPAPVQPVQQVYSEHKHPSPVDKIKGPKMDHCSSPSSSEDSGINALGLHYLESCEEESEEEEDDELSTDGNSSPGSLWDQDDCSLLSPSKSMIEIIEKIETTV